The Nostoc commune NIES-4072 genome includes a window with the following:
- a CDS encoding COG1470 family protein codes for MTAQRQTNQRANGLKMADVEALPDSERQLVLWMLETAAAVSLSEVSAYLDLGKNKVVASTILDYLLQRGFLQLLESGGQPRYKIAFRHPDSSPDTITQISPGQPLALIVNPSGAQTVVAGSKFELCVTVINKGNQSALIDLSLDDSTYTVRQWCSEPNKRLALNSNSSSEVIFEFLVPIQTLIGTYNYNIKVDAPQHYPEDTPILHPQRLQVLPPVETAIRVSDPTFTLQPVTTSQTPTPVRPGDSFSVNVSVYNRSDRVDRFRITCPDIPENWYKVIYPQGLEQIGMLIAPDALDLNPGARGDILLLLTPGLNAVAGNYFPSVRLHSANNPNLALMDVVYLQVLPVYALNAEFLILRSRVRNQEGIFHLKLNNSGNTTREVLIRTQTADDKELCTYTVEPDAVRLLPNSSTNIDLRVKPNKWWRRPVYGAPELIEFRVQLEDTQQLPLPDYIPQGTLIWEPRPWWQFLLLFIAGVGTLGAIAFLIWATFFKPPAQPKIVEFAADNNLYQEVNNDFIRLNWQVRNPRQIYLLKLTGQSTDGTASVAPIVYDFSKGIPNELKESCSWRSVLICQNMRTDARLPGEYIFNLQVFSKSNQEVAADALKTNPIKIIPIKIIPLPIPKILEFSSDQPIYEAARLNAKPIIKVAPGKANPGNYINKSILLNWQISNPEQINQLKLTGQSTDGTASVAPIVYDFSKGIPNELKESCSWRSVLTCQNMRTDARLPGEYIFNLQVFSKSNQEVAADALKTNPIKIIPLPIPKILEFSSDQPIYEAARLNAKPIIKVAPGKANPSNYINKSILLNWQISNPEQINQLKIIAKAADGTANIPVASYDLSQGINRKLKQSCQVGDTLICKNVPTGIKEAGNYTFELIILSPQGQAQPADAKKIDNIQIKPQLPQIVEFKVNGKDAPAKYLFPIVGAKIATNMNISWKVEGGKDLKVELLPAPGTVPVSGNISYPLSDKPSIVTLTLQVKSSASEPITRAVTIETFVLQPAPNSGATSAPAVGAPTPAEPDLLSPVELPPKFD; via the coding sequence ATGACGGCACAGCGCCAAACTAATCAAAGAGCTAATGGACTGAAGATGGCTGATGTTGAGGCGCTTCCCGATTCTGAGCGGCAGCTCGTGCTGTGGATGTTGGAAACAGCAGCAGCAGTCAGCTTGTCTGAAGTTTCAGCTTATCTCGATCTTGGGAAAAATAAGGTAGTTGCCTCCACTATACTTGACTATTTACTACAACGTGGTTTTCTTCAGTTATTGGAAAGTGGAGGTCAGCCACGCTACAAAATAGCCTTTCGTCACCCAGATTCCAGCCCAGACACTATTACTCAAATATCTCCCGGTCAGCCTTTAGCGCTGATAGTCAATCCTTCTGGCGCTCAAACAGTTGTTGCTGGCTCTAAGTTTGAACTCTGCGTCACTGTCATCAACAAAGGCAATCAAAGCGCCTTAATAGACCTTTCTCTTGATGACAGCACTTATACCGTTCGTCAATGGTGTAGTGAACCTAACAAGCGGTTAGCTTTAAACTCAAATAGTAGTAGCGAAGTTATTTTCGAGTTTCTAGTACCCATACAAACGTTAATAGGTACATACAATTACAATATCAAAGTTGATGCGCCACAGCACTATCCAGAAGACACGCCCATACTGCACCCGCAACGATTGCAAGTTTTGCCGCCAGTGGAAACTGCCATTCGAGTTAGTGACCCTACCTTTACGCTACAACCAGTCACGACTTCTCAAACACCTACTCCTGTGCGACCCGGAGATTCTTTCTCTGTCAACGTCAGCGTATATAACCGCTCTGATCGGGTAGACCGTTTTCGCATCACTTGCCCAGACATACCGGAAAATTGGTATAAAGTGATATATCCTCAAGGGTTGGAACAAATTGGGATGCTAATAGCACCAGATGCGTTAGACCTTAACCCAGGTGCTAGGGGGGATATTCTGTTGCTGCTGACTCCTGGGCTTAATGCTGTCGCGGGAAATTACTTTCCTAGCGTCCGTCTGCATTCTGCCAATAATCCGAATTTGGCACTAATGGATGTGGTGTATTTGCAAGTTCTGCCAGTTTATGCACTAAATGCAGAATTTCTGATTTTAAGAAGCAGGGTGAGAAATCAGGAAGGTATATTTCATCTCAAGTTGAATAATTCTGGTAATACGACGCGGGAAGTTTTGATCCGCACGCAAACTGCCGATGACAAGGAGCTTTGCACTTACACTGTAGAGCCTGATGCTGTGCGCTTATTACCCAACAGTTCAACTAATATTGATTTACGGGTCAAACCTAATAAATGGTGGCGCAGACCTGTCTATGGAGCGCCGGAGCTAATTGAGTTCCGAGTTCAACTTGAAGATACTCAGCAGTTACCTCTACCTGATTATATTCCGCAAGGAACACTAATTTGGGAGCCGCGCCCTTGGTGGCAATTTCTGCTGTTATTTATAGCCGGGGTCGGGACTTTGGGAGCGATCGCTTTTTTGATTTGGGCAACTTTTTTTAAACCGCCTGCTCAACCCAAAATCGTAGAGTTTGCGGCTGACAACAATTTATATCAAGAAGTTAATAATGACTTTATCCGTCTCAATTGGCAAGTCCGCAATCCGCGACAAATTTATCTGTTGAAGCTCACGGGTCAGTCAACTGACGGGACTGCTTCTGTCGCACCGATAGTTTATGACTTTAGCAAAGGTATACCCAATGAACTCAAGGAATCTTGTAGTTGGCGATCGGTACTAATTTGTCAGAATATGCGTACAGATGCCCGTCTGCCAGGGGAATATATTTTCAACCTCCAGGTTTTCTCTAAAAGTAACCAAGAAGTAGCAGCCGATGCACTCAAAACCAATCCCATCAAAATCATCCCCATCAAAATCATCCCCTTACCCATACCAAAAATTCTGGAATTTAGTTCTGATCAACCTATCTATGAAGCAGCAAGATTAAATGCCAAACCTATTATAAAAGTAGCTCCAGGCAAAGCCAACCCCGGTAATTATATAAATAAGAGTATTTTATTGAACTGGCAAATTAGTAATCCAGAACAGATTAACCAACTCAAGCTCACGGGTCAGTCAACTGACGGGACTGCTTCTGTCGCACCGATAGTTTATGACTTTAGCAAAGGTATACCCAATGAACTCAAGGAATCTTGTAGTTGGCGATCGGTACTAACTTGTCAGAATATGCGTACAGATGCCCGTCTGCCAGGAGAATATATTTTCAACCTCCAGGTTTTCTCTAAAAGTAACCAAGAAGTAGCAGCCGATGCACTCAAAACCAATCCCATCAAAATCATCCCCTTACCTATACCAAAAATTCTGGAATTTAGTTCTGATCAACCTATCTATGAAGCAGCAAGATTAAATGCCAAACCTATTATAAAAGTAGCTCCAGGCAAAGCCAACCCCAGTAATTATATAAATAAGAGTATTTTATTGAACTGGCAAATTAGTAATCCAGAACAGATTAACCAACTCAAGATTATTGCTAAAGCGGCTGATGGTACGGCTAATATTCCAGTGGCATCATATGACCTTAGCCAAGGAATTAATAGGAAACTCAAGCAGTCCTGCCAAGTAGGAGATACCTTAATCTGTAAAAATGTGCCTACAGGTATTAAAGAAGCAGGTAACTATACATTTGAATTGATAATTTTATCTCCACAAGGACAAGCACAACCTGCTGATGCTAAAAAAATAGATAATATTCAAATTAAACCTCAACTACCCCAGATTGTGGAATTTAAGGTTAATGGTAAAGATGCGCCAGCAAAATATTTATTCCCCATTGTTGGTGCAAAAATCGCAACTAATATGAATATATCTTGGAAGGTGGAAGGGGGAAAAGACCTGAAAGTAGAATTACTGCCTGCACCTGGAACTGTACCTGTATCGGGTAATATATCTTATCCCTTAAGTGACAAGCCAAGCATTGTGACCTTGACACTGCAAGTCAAAAGTTCGGCAAGTGAACCAATTACTAGAGCAGTCACTATCGAAACCTTTGTACTACAGCCAGCGCCTAATTCTGGTGCAACATCGGCTCCTGCTGTTGGTGCGCCTACACCTGCGGAACCAGATTTGCTCTCTCCTGTGGAATTACCTCCTAAATTTGATTAA
- a CDS encoding DUF4159 domain-containing protein: MTEQFPLPPIKILERLLVTDGLLMNADRWRVAHEYHRHRQNIHYQSLNQPGIVCGLGVHLISAPAEVPANYRDERWLEVQPGIAIDIAGNPIIVPQPETYRIATQAPLDKSLTVYLVISYVDPERLRRPTNPEIIAETFRIDEKLSPPTETEVELCRIFLKQGEVKLAVEVKLKNPVDVFFPEHNQLDLRYRQQVRSRPQATIRVAQIANSAATKRSAENLSYLVKSVSSLYPNLSAQQIEPINLEIKDIDSQIQTCDLLFLATSAEFSLNPIELAVLKNYLDLGGVLLIDTPSNSNITISSVLDLAKQLGTSLQDIKDIKPNHYLRTEPFLFSSLPVVNQEHIQIQYGEGIILVTGDLSSAWGLNDALLLSRETIRTAQEIGINILHFSWKRRQIMQLLKLENKNSNS; the protein is encoded by the coding sequence ATGACTGAACAATTTCCCCTACCACCGATTAAAATTCTCGAACGCTTGCTGGTGACTGATGGACTGCTGATGAACGCTGATCGCTGGCGAGTAGCTCACGAATACCATCGTCACAGACAAAATATTCACTATCAATCCCTCAATCAGCCAGGAATTGTTTGTGGATTGGGAGTGCATTTAATATCTGCCCCAGCAGAAGTGCCAGCAAATTACCGCGATGAACGTTGGCTAGAAGTTCAGCCCGGTATTGCTATTGACATAGCTGGCAACCCGATTATTGTACCGCAGCCAGAAACTTATCGCATTGCTACCCAAGCGCCGCTAGATAAATCACTGACTGTATATTTAGTCATCAGTTACGTAGATCCAGAAAGATTGCGCCGTCCCACAAACCCTGAGATTATCGCAGAAACTTTTCGGATTGACGAGAAACTTAGCCCCCCAACAGAAACAGAAGTAGAATTGTGCCGGATTTTCCTAAAACAGGGAGAAGTAAAGTTAGCGGTAGAAGTAAAGTTAAAAAATCCCGTTGATGTGTTTTTTCCTGAGCATAACCAGCTAGACTTGCGTTATCGGCAGCAGGTGCGATCGCGCCCCCAAGCAACTATACGTGTTGCCCAAATCGCCAATAGTGCAGCCACAAAGCGCAGTGCCGAAAATCTCTCGTATTTAGTCAAATCTGTTTCTAGTCTTTACCCAAATTTGTCTGCTCAACAAATCGAGCCAATCAACTTAGAAATTAAAGACATTGATTCGCAAATCCAAACTTGCGATTTACTATTTTTGGCGACTAGTGCAGAGTTTTCTTTAAACCCAATAGAACTGGCAGTTCTCAAGAATTACTTAGATTTAGGAGGCGTTTTATTAATAGATACACCCAGTAATAGCAATATCACAATTAGCAGCGTTTTAGACTTAGCAAAACAGTTAGGAACTTCTTTACAAGATATCAAAGACATCAAGCCTAATCATTATTTGCGAACAGAACCATTTTTATTTTCTTCACTACCTGTTGTGAATCAAGAACACATTCAGATACAATACGGTGAAGGCATCATCTTAGTTACAGGCGACCTTTCTAGCGCCTGGGGATTAAATGATGCCTTGTTATTATCGCGGGAAACGATCCGCACTGCTCAGGAGATAGGAATTAATATTTTACATTTTAGTTGGAAACGAAGACAGATTATGCAGTTATTAAAACTTGAAAATAAAAACTCAAACTCTTAA
- a CDS encoding tetratricopeptide repeat protein, giving the protein MKNILKSISSNKQKAKGKAIFFWFLPVSLLAVSFYPSQKVLAQEELKDFNYWASLCDLLGSENKYTEAMAACDRALGLNPKEPKIWTARIEPLINLGKYAEAIVAANTAINFQPNYSLAWVYRCQAYSGLGKYEEAIAACDRALQGDGNWGQHTAALGWYLKGAALDKSGQPEEAIAAYDRAVSVNPDYSLALTNRCQAFSELGKYEQAISACELALKINQNWGKATPAMAWYHKGLVMRKLGKYEAALASYNQAIAMKIDDAPTWAEHGFVLGLLGKYAQALSSYEWAIKIKPDYSLALASQCTALNRLGNYQDALAACDKALQGDGNWGDLTPAIAWNQRGNALVGGGKYEEALASIDRAIGLKADYAEAWNNRSVAHWYLGRLQDALAASNRATKLQPKYSQAWFNKARILRTLKQYPNALAAYDQALAGDAKSGDNLTLSDIWTNRSVVLWYLGRYGEALASSDRAVSINPELFQAWYNRGVILSELKRYPEALTAYDRANALKENDPFVLVGKGIVFMKLNKDKEAIAAFDAALKIDANNIVAQQNKKFIQRKLEQKKMSTPPPHPKLNN; this is encoded by the coding sequence ATGAAAAATATATTGAAATCTATTAGTAGCAATAAACAAAAGGCTAAAGGTAAGGCTATTTTTTTCTGGTTCTTGCCTGTTTCACTGTTAGCTGTGAGTTTTTATCCTTCACAAAAGGTATTAGCTCAAGAGGAGTTAAAGGACTTTAATTACTGGGCGAGTTTGTGTGATTTGCTGGGCAGTGAAAACAAATATACTGAAGCAATGGCAGCTTGCGATCGCGCTTTAGGATTGAATCCCAAAGAGCCAAAAATTTGGACGGCAAGGATTGAACCGTTAATCAATTTAGGCAAGTATGCAGAAGCAATTGTGGCTGCGAATACGGCGATTAATTTTCAGCCTAATTATTCTTTGGCTTGGGTTTACCGTTGTCAAGCTTATTCGGGATTGGGAAAATATGAAGAAGCGATCGCCGCTTGTGACCGCGCCCTGCAAGGTGATGGTAATTGGGGACAACATACAGCCGCATTAGGTTGGTATCTCAAGGGAGCAGCTTTAGACAAGTCAGGGCAACCAGAAGAAGCGATCGCCGCTTATGACCGCGCCGTGAGTGTTAACCCTGATTATTCCTTAGCCCTAACTAACCGTTGTCAGGCTTTTTCGGAATTAGGTAAGTACGAACAAGCCATTAGTGCTTGCGAGTTGGCATTGAAAATTAACCAGAATTGGGGCAAAGCAACGCCTGCAATGGCTTGGTATCACAAAGGCTTGGTAATGAGAAAATTAGGCAAGTATGAAGCCGCCCTCGCCTCATACAACCAAGCGATCGCCATGAAAATTGACGATGCCCCTACTTGGGCAGAACATGGTTTTGTGCTAGGGCTTTTAGGAAAATATGCTCAAGCACTTTCATCTTATGAATGGGCAATCAAAATTAAACCCGACTATTCTCTGGCCTTAGCTAGTCAATGTACAGCCTTAAATCGGTTGGGAAATTATCAAGATGCCCTCGCTGCTTGCGACAAAGCCCTACAAGGCGATGGTAACTGGGGGGATCTCACGCCTGCCATTGCCTGGAACCAAAGAGGAAATGCCCTCGTTGGCGGTGGTAAGTACGAAGAAGCACTAGCTTCTATTGACCGTGCCATCGGTTTAAAAGCTGATTATGCCGAAGCTTGGAACAATCGCAGCGTCGCCCATTGGTATTTAGGAAGATTGCAAGATGCCCTGGCTGCTAGTAATCGTGCTACAAAACTTCAGCCTAAATACTCTCAGGCTTGGTTCAATAAAGCCCGCATCCTCAGAACTTTAAAACAGTATCCCAATGCTTTAGCTGCTTACGATCAAGCGCTGGCTGGGGATGCGAAGTCAGGCGATAACCTCACCCTGTCCGATATCTGGACAAATCGCAGCGTCGTACTCTGGTATTTAGGAAGGTATGGTGAAGCCTTAGCTTCTAGCGATCGCGCTGTTAGTATCAATCCAGAGCTATTTCAGGCATGGTACAATCGCGGCGTGATTTTATCTGAGTTGAAACGCTATCCAGAAGCACTCACAGCTTATGATCGGGCAAATGCGCTCAAGGAAAACGATCCTTTTGTCTTAGTTGGTAAAGGCATAGTCTTCATGAAACTAAACAAAGATAAAGAAGCGATCGCGGCTTTTGATGCTGCGTTAAAAATTGATGCTAATAATATTGTTGCTCAGCAAAACAAAAAGTTTATCCAGCGCAAGTTGGAACAAAAAAAGATGTCAACACCGCCTCCTCATCCAAAATTAAACAACTGA
- a CDS encoding helix-turn-helix domain-containing protein: MREIVMQGIPLDLVSRIDWDQEYGEFLFQQREDKKLSREEVAQAITGLGEPCSQQLIHKIEKWKGKGDRSVSLSLILKYCQILGIELRQFYPVVAQTLSYPLLQKISSVGVDQFP; encoded by the coding sequence GTGAGAGAAATCGTAATGCAAGGAATACCTTTGGATTTGGTATCCCGGATTGACTGGGATCAGGAATATGGTGAGTTTTTATTTCAGCAAAGAGAAGACAAGAAACTTTCTAGAGAAGAAGTAGCACAAGCAATTACAGGGCTTGGAGAACCTTGTTCTCAGCAGTTAATTCATAAAATAGAAAAATGGAAGGGTAAAGGTGATCGCTCTGTTTCTTTGTCTCTTATCTTGAAATATTGTCAAATTTTAGGGATCGAGCTTAGGCAATTTTATCCTGTTGTAGCGCAAACCCTTAGTTACCCATTGTTACAAAAAATCTCGTCCGTAGGTGTTGACCAGTTTCCATAA
- a CDS encoding phage tail protein, with the protein MSQARSGSSLHLQLTPMQIPETAISSGSGGAMQMRRFPAASGLQQHTPITNSLVLYPGEPSEMVVKMKNSGKPLQELHLESQGNFPAFWCRTHLEGQTIDHDKEIYALLYFRVPENFFEENESLAADQSLVIDYHCRLDVSYTAMDGSEQGLETASFNLHVRPRSLYLDFLPSIYREADFIGRFLHIFEQAFEPTMDILDSLSAYLDPLTAPQTLLPFLAYWVGWPIDSRWGMMRQRYLIRQALELYRWRGTRRGLRLYLHLYTDLPLDEHLPENQKHISIEEIFSRGFLFGETHLGEDSLLGGGRPYHFIVRLRLEPDQQVDAGLVREVIDREKPAFCTYDLFIEQRNQELPTN; encoded by the coding sequence ATGTCACAAGCCCGCTCTGGTTCTTCCCTACATCTGCAACTTACTCCCATGCAGATCCCCGAAACAGCCATATCATCGGGGTCAGGAGGAGCCATGCAGATGCGGCGCTTCCCCGCAGCCTCTGGGCTTCAGCAGCATACCCCCATCACCAACTCCTTGGTTTTGTACCCAGGCGAACCCAGTGAAATGGTTGTCAAAATGAAAAATTCGGGAAAACCGTTGCAGGAATTGCACCTGGAAAGCCAAGGGAATTTTCCGGCTTTTTGGTGTCGCACCCATCTAGAAGGGCAGACAATTGATCATGATAAAGAGATTTATGCTTTGCTATACTTCCGAGTGCCAGAAAATTTCTTTGAGGAAAATGAGTCTTTAGCTGCTGACCAATCTCTGGTTATCGATTATCACTGTCGCCTTGATGTCAGCTATACAGCGATGGATGGTAGTGAGCAAGGGTTAGAAACTGCCAGCTTTAACCTGCACGTGCGTCCACGCAGCCTGTACCTCGATTTTTTGCCGAGTATTTACCGTGAAGCAGATTTTATCGGTCGCTTCCTGCACATTTTTGAGCAGGCGTTTGAACCGACAATGGATATTCTCGATAGCTTATCGGCTTATCTAGATCCTTTAACGGCTCCTCAAACCTTGCTGCCGTTTCTGGCTTATTGGGTAGGCTGGCCGATTGACTCTCGCTGGGGTATGATGCGCCAGCGTTATCTGATTCGTCAAGCTTTAGAGCTTTACCGTTGGCGGGGTACTCGTCGGGGTTTGCGATTATATCTGCATCTTTATACAGACTTGCCTTTAGATGAGCATTTGCCTGAAAACCAGAAGCATATCAGTATTGAAGAAATCTTTAGTCGAGGCTTTTTGTTCGGAGAAACGCACCTGGGAGAAGACTCACTACTAGGGGGTGGACGACCCTATCATTTCATTGTCCGGCTGCGTCTTGAACCAGATCAGCAGGTAGATGCAGGTTTAGTGCGCGAGGTAATTGACAGAGAAAAGCCAGCTTTCTGCACCTACGACCTCTTCATCGAACAAAGAAATCAGGAGTTACCAACAAACTAA
- a CDS encoding protein kinase domain-containing protein, with translation MSYCINPLCTQRHNLDNIENCLACGNPLLINKRFRLLHPLRSLDKDPYTYTDIFEVEDVGIVEDEDDSTESYPHPQRKVMKILKWIDEPKLVELLRRESILLQILDHPGIPKSNRGDYFALRLNDNRLELHCLVMQKFEGEDLGKWIKSYGKIPQSLAIDWLSQLMDILDLVHRSGVFHRDIKPNNIIFQPNGKLALIDFGGARDITRTYLAKVSTSGGTSTGLGSGHDITIVRTACFSPLEQINGQAVPQSDFYALGRTFVNLVTGIPLIQIKSDEKTGRLLWRNKAPHIDKSLADFIDDLMAPFPGQRPQNTQVILQRLKSLSLQSKSNRLIKSKKFLFSVLVTLIALGVFGGFQVFFPIMANKLVVEGKKAEIANDSQTAQNYFNQAIEYNSQLKLSVSQFYLEQAARHFNDFKLAKKYYELALKYNDKDINAYNSLAVVCWQLGEVACALNNYQQILKLKPNDWEGYYRLGSFYDQEGKEDLAQEQYKIAIRINKKAVPALNDLSRLRNLKEDYTQASALALEGLRLTEDPKLQAALYKNLGWAKFMQNQYNEAETYLQKASDLDSKRIDAVCLLAQVQEALGKIEDARLSWEICMLARTTQQDVFQWRQELLDRLTNNSKISQ, from the coding sequence GTGAGCTACTGTATAAATCCTCTTTGTACTCAGCGTCACAATCTTGATAATATTGAAAATTGTTTAGCTTGCGGGAATCCATTATTAATAAACAAACGTTTTCGTTTGTTACATCCGTTACGTTCTTTAGATAAAGATCCATATACTTATACAGATATTTTTGAGGTTGAAGACGTTGGTATTGTTGAGGATGAGGATGATAGCACAGAATCCTATCCACATCCTCAAAGAAAAGTGATGAAAATCTTAAAATGGATAGACGAGCCTAAATTAGTTGAACTGCTTCGACGAGAATCAATTTTATTACAAATTCTTGACCATCCTGGAATTCCTAAGTCTAATAGAGGAGATTATTTTGCTTTGAGGCTGAATGACAATCGTTTAGAATTGCATTGCTTAGTAATGCAGAAGTTTGAAGGAGAGGACTTAGGGAAGTGGATAAAATCTTATGGAAAAATTCCTCAGAGCCTAGCAATTGATTGGCTTTCACAATTAATGGATATTCTTGATTTAGTTCACCGCTCTGGTGTGTTTCATAGAGATATTAAGCCAAATAACATTATTTTTCAACCCAACGGCAAATTAGCACTTATTGATTTTGGTGGCGCAAGAGATATTACTAGAACCTACTTAGCGAAAGTTAGCACTAGCGGAGGAACCAGTACAGGATTAGGTAGTGGGCATGACATAACTATCGTTCGGACAGCTTGTTTCTCCCCTTTAGAGCAAATTAATGGGCAAGCTGTACCACAGTCAGACTTTTATGCATTAGGCAGAACTTTTGTTAACTTAGTTACTGGTATTCCTTTAATTCAAATTAAAAGCGACGAAAAAACAGGGAGGCTACTTTGGAGGAATAAAGCACCTCATATCGATAAATCTTTGGCTGATTTTATTGATGATTTGATGGCTCCCTTCCCAGGGCAACGTCCACAAAATACTCAAGTAATTTTGCAGAGGTTAAAAAGCCTTTCTCTGCAAAGCAAATCAAATAGATTAATTAAGTCTAAAAAATTTTTATTTAGTGTATTAGTTACATTAATTGCTTTAGGGGTTTTTGGAGGGTTCCAAGTTTTTTTCCCAATAATGGCTAATAAGTTGGTAGTAGAAGGCAAAAAAGCAGAAATAGCAAATGATTCCCAAACTGCACAAAACTATTTTAACCAAGCTATAGAATATAATTCCCAACTTAAACTTTCTGTTTCCCAGTTTTACTTAGAGCAAGCTGCCCGTCATTTTAACGACTTCAAACTAGCGAAAAAATATTATGAATTAGCCCTTAAATATAATGATAAAGATATAAATGCTTATAATAGTTTAGCTGTAGTTTGTTGGCAACTTGGAGAAGTCGCTTGTGCCTTAAATAATTATCAGCAGATTTTGAAATTAAAGCCTAATGACTGGGAGGGATATTATAGGTTAGGAAGTTTTTATGATCAAGAAGGAAAAGAGGATTTAGCTCAAGAACAATATAAAATAGCAATTAGAATTAATAAAAAAGCAGTGCCTGCGCTCAATGATTTATCACGCCTCAGAAATCTCAAAGAAGACTATACCCAGGCTAGTGCATTAGCGCTTGAAGGATTGCGCCTGACTGAAGACCCAAAACTACAAGCTGCTTTATATAAAAATTTGGGTTGGGCAAAGTTCATGCAAAATCAGTATAACGAGGCAGAGACATATTTACAAAAAGCAAGTGATTTAGATAGCAAGAGAATAGATGCTGTCTGCTTGCTGGCTCAGGTGCAAGAAGCTCTAGGTAAAATTGAGGATGCTAGACTTTCATGGGAAATCTGTATGCTTGCTAGGACTACTCAGCAAGATGTTTTTCAGTGGAGGCAGGAATTATTAGACCGCCTTACCAATAACTCAAAAATCTCTCAATAG
- a CDS encoding NB-ARC domain-containing protein: MNSSQNLDIRTVIDILEAQVLSYTGKRLTKAERIVIEGSWHGKDYKEIASDSGYSGYYLQQEVGPQLWTTLSKVIGNGVQVKKITLKNILLKVAKEYCIKLEASRLDDDCLVGKTRIYGDLPKAAFFYGRKKEIIDLKKQINFSKKSCIAITGIGGIGKSLLVAKVIEEILLDKSDAYEYIVWNTVTRYFSIDEIVTELISIFDLEAEEETLLEKISLLSKHFHLHRCLLVLDGFEKVAQVESFKKRLEYEDFFVGITKGRHKSCILVTSQVPLKDIAYVTQSLPIESLRLEGLDSNAAMQMLRDKGLFGDGCIQLIENYRGNPSELDTVAERINRIFGGNVQKFFDYETTVIGPRLKVMLNMQFGRAGFLSDLQKKIMIFLAEELSKDSTPIPFFKLVSGLKERLGLKVSVSEVITAMEALDERSLIETSRKSSKQEICYSLEPVVKKYILVDALGLVYDKTSASQTSNAVQERM; this comes from the coding sequence ATGAACTCAAGTCAAAATTTAGACATAAGAACAGTAATTGACATACTAGAAGCTCAAGTTCTTAGTTATACTGGAAAACGTTTGACTAAAGCTGAAAGGATTGTAATTGAAGGGTCTTGGCATGGTAAAGACTATAAGGAAATAGCAAGTGATTCTGGATACAGTGGGTATTATTTGCAGCAGGAAGTTGGACCACAGTTATGGACAACACTTTCAAAGGTAATCGGTAATGGGGTGCAGGTAAAAAAAATAACTTTAAAAAATATTTTGCTTAAAGTAGCAAAAGAGTATTGTATAAAGCTGGAAGCATCTAGGCTGGACGATGATTGTCTAGTGGGCAAGACAAGAATATATGGAGATCTGCCCAAAGCAGCGTTTTTTTATGGTAGAAAAAAAGAAATTATTGATTTGAAAAAGCAAATTAATTTTTCTAAAAAATCTTGCATAGCCATAACTGGAATAGGAGGAATAGGTAAAAGTCTATTGGTAGCGAAAGTAATCGAAGAAATACTTTTAGATAAATCAGATGCATATGAATACATAGTTTGGAATACAGTTACTCGTTATTTCTCCATTGATGAAATAGTCACTGAATTAATTAGTATTTTTGACTTAGAAGCAGAGGAAGAAACTCTGTTAGAAAAAATTTCTTTGCTATCAAAACATTTTCATCTGCATCGCTGTTTACTAGTATTAGATGGGTTTGAAAAAGTGGCACAAGTAGAGAGTTTTAAAAAAAGATTAGAATATGAAGACTTTTTTGTTGGAATTACAAAAGGTCGTCATAAAAGCTGCATATTAGTAACGAGTCAAGTGCCTTTAAAGGACATTGCTTACGTAACTCAAAGTTTGCCTATTGAATCTTTACGCTTGGAAGGCTTAGACTCAAATGCTGCAATGCAAATGCTACGTGATAAAGGATTATTTGGGGACGGATGTATACAATTAATTGAAAATTATCGCGGAAATCCATCAGAGTTAGATACAGTTGCTGAACGAATTAACCGCATTTTTGGAGGGAATGTTCAAAAATTCTTTGATTATGAAACAACGGTAATTGGCCCTAGACTTAAAGTAATGCTTAATATGCAATTTGGGCGAGCTGGCTTTTTAAGTGATCTCCAAAAAAAAATCATGATTTTTTTAGCAGAAGAGCTATCAAAAGATTCAACTCCAATTCCTTTTTTTAAGCTTGTTAGTGGATTAAAAGAACGATTAGGTTTAAAAGTGTCAGTTTCTGAAGTAATAACAGCAATGGAAGCCTTAGATGAACGTTCGTTAATTGAAACTAGTAGAAAATCAAGTAAACAGGAAATTTGTTATAGTTTGGAACCAGTAGTTAAGAAGTATATTTTGGTCGATGCACTCGGCTTGGTGTACGATAAGACAAGTGCATCGCAAACAAGTAATGCCGTTCAGGAGCGAATGTGA